A genomic stretch from Frankiales bacterium includes:
- the bioB gene encoding biotin synthase BioB, which translates to MTATQPTEDLEEAAGHYAVLERARDRVLDQGLGLEEADVLAVLRLPDDALPELLEVAHEVRMRWCGPEVEVEGIVSLKTGGCPEDCHFCSQSGLFSSPVRSAWLDIPSLVRAAVQTAETGASEFCIVAAVRGPDERLMAQMREGVAAIRAAVDINVAASLGMLTQEQVDDLADMGVHRYNHNLETARSYFPQVVTTHSWEQRWSTLEMVRDAGLEVCCGGIVGMGETLEQRAEFAAQLAALGPHEVPLNFLNPRPGTPFGDQPVMPATDALRTIAAFRLALPRTILRYAGGREITLGDLGTRDGLLGGINAVIVGNYLTTLGRPAGDDLALLDELSMPVKALNATL; encoded by the coding sequence ATGACCGCGACCCAGCCGACCGAGGACCTCGAGGAGGCGGCCGGCCACTACGCCGTGCTCGAGCGGGCCCGCGACCGCGTCCTCGACCAGGGCCTCGGGCTCGAGGAGGCCGACGTCCTCGCCGTGCTGCGCCTGCCCGACGACGCCCTGCCCGAGCTCCTCGAGGTCGCGCACGAGGTGCGCATGCGCTGGTGCGGGCCGGAGGTGGAGGTCGAGGGGATCGTCTCGCTCAAGACCGGCGGCTGCCCCGAGGACTGCCACTTCTGCTCGCAGTCCGGGCTGTTCTCCTCCCCCGTGCGCTCGGCCTGGCTCGACATCCCGTCGCTGGTGCGCGCAGCCGTGCAGACCGCGGAGACCGGGGCGTCGGAGTTCTGCATCGTGGCCGCGGTGCGCGGCCCGGACGAGCGGCTCATGGCCCAGATGCGCGAGGGGGTCGCGGCGATCCGCGCCGCGGTCGACATCAACGTCGCCGCCTCGCTCGGGATGCTCACCCAGGAGCAGGTCGACGACCTCGCCGACATGGGCGTGCACCGCTACAACCACAACCTCGAGACCGCCCGCTCGTACTTCCCGCAGGTGGTCACCACGCACTCGTGGGAGCAGCGCTGGTCGACCCTCGAGATGGTCCGCGACGCCGGGCTCGAGGTGTGCTGCGGCGGCATCGTGGGGATGGGCGAGACCCTCGAGCAGCGCGCCGAGTTCGCCGCGCAGCTCGCCGCGCTGGGCCCGCACGAGGTGCCGCTGAACTTCCTCAACCCGCGCCCCGGGACGCCGTTCGGCGACCAGCCGGTGATGCCGGCCACCGACGCGCTGCGCACCATCGCGGCGTTCCGCCTGGCACTGCCGCGCACGATCCTGCGCTATGCCGGAGGCCGCGAGATCACCCTCGGCGACCTCGGCACGCGCGACGGGCTGCTCGGCGGGATCAACGCGGTGATCGTGGGCAACTACCTCACCACGCTGGGCCGCCCGGCGGGCGACGACCTCGCCCTGCTCGACGAGCTGTCCATGCCGGTCAAGGCCCTCAACGCCACGCTGTGA
- the bioD gene encoding ATP-dependent dethiobiotin synthetase BioD: MSVLVVSGTGTDVGKTVVTAAVAALARDRGSRVAVVKPGQTGVAPGEPGDLEVVRRLAGVDDLHEHARYPDPLAPATAARRASRPALDVGESAAAVRGLAAGRDLVLVEGAGGLLVRYDDDGATIADWARALDAPVLVVVHPALGTLNQTALTLEAMAHRGLRLAGVVIGAWPREPDLAARCNLRDLETLAARPLSGAVAEGAGALDAAGFLRAAREGLEPALGGAFDARDFRRRHDPQEDAR, encoded by the coding sequence GTGAGCGTCCTCGTGGTGAGCGGCACGGGCACCGACGTCGGCAAGACCGTCGTCACCGCGGCGGTGGCCGCCCTCGCCCGCGACCGCGGCTCGCGCGTCGCCGTGGTCAAGCCGGGCCAGACCGGGGTCGCCCCCGGCGAGCCCGGCGACCTCGAGGTGGTGCGCCGGCTCGCCGGCGTCGACGACCTCCACGAGCACGCCCGCTACCCCGACCCGCTCGCCCCCGCCACCGCCGCGCGGCGCGCCAGCCGCCCGGCGCTCGACGTCGGCGAGTCCGCCGCGGCCGTGCGGGGGCTCGCGGCCGGCCGCGACCTCGTGCTCGTCGAGGGCGCCGGCGGGCTCCTCGTGCGCTACGACGACGACGGCGCCACCATCGCCGACTGGGCCCGGGCGCTCGACGCCCCCGTGCTGGTCGTCGTCCACCCCGCGCTCGGCACCCTCAACCAGACGGCGCTCACCCTCGAGGCGATGGCCCACCGCGGGCTGCGGCTGGCCGGCGTCGTGATCGGCGCCTGGCCGCGCGAGCCCGACCTCGCGGCGCGCTGCAACCTGCGCGACCTCGAGACCCTCGCGGCCCGCCCGCTGTCCGGCGCCGTGGCCGAGGGCGCCGGGGCGCTGGACGCCGCGGGCTTCCTGCGCGCGGCGCGCGAGGGGCTCGAGCCGGCCCTCGGCGGCGCCTTCGATGCGCGAGACTTCCGACGCAGGCACGACCCACAGGAGGACGCCCGATGA
- a CDS encoding aminotransferase class I/II-fold pyridoxal phosphate-dependent enzyme gives MTAGTEQASGHDGTGERPDPLELLRRAAVARTEAGLRRRLAPREHDEAVLDLASNDYLGLARDPRVVEGAVRAARRWGGGSTGSRLVTGSTRAHHDLEDALAAHVGADAGLVLSSGYLANLAAITTLAGPGDLVVSDAQNHASIIDACRLSRADVVVTPTCTPAAVEAALAGRRRGGEAVVVTDAVFSVDGALAPLAALAEICERHGALLVVDEAHGIGVVGDAGRGAVAAAGLAGRPGVVVTATLSKALGSQGGAVLGAREVVDHVVDAARPFIFDTGLAPAAVGAAHAALDVLRAEPDLPERARARAHELARAARAGGWTASEPNAAVTSLLVGEPGPAVAAAAACLERGVRVGCFRPPSVPDGRSRLRLTARADLRDDDVARVGEVLAEVRAAASATGPAS, from the coding sequence ATGACGGCGGGCACCGAGCAGGCCTCCGGCCACGACGGCACCGGGGAGCGGCCCGACCCGCTGGAGCTGCTGCGCCGCGCGGCGGTGGCGCGCACCGAGGCGGGGCTGCGCCGCCGGCTCGCGCCGCGCGAGCACGACGAGGCGGTGCTCGACCTCGCGAGCAACGACTACCTCGGGCTGGCCCGCGACCCCCGCGTGGTCGAGGGCGCCGTGCGCGCGGCCCGGCGCTGGGGCGGCGGGTCGACCGGCTCGCGGCTGGTCACCGGCTCCACCCGCGCCCACCACGACCTCGAGGACGCCCTCGCCGCGCACGTGGGCGCCGACGCCGGCCTGGTGCTCTCCAGCGGCTACCTCGCGAACCTCGCCGCGATCACCACGCTGGCCGGTCCCGGCGACCTCGTGGTGAGCGACGCCCAGAACCACGCGTCGATCATCGACGCCTGCCGCCTCTCGCGCGCCGACGTCGTGGTCACCCCGACGTGCACGCCGGCCGCGGTCGAGGCCGCACTCGCCGGGCGCCGCCGCGGCGGCGAGGCCGTCGTCGTCACCGACGCGGTGTTCTCCGTCGACGGCGCGCTCGCCCCGCTGGCCGCCCTCGCGGAGATCTGCGAGCGCCACGGCGCTCTCCTCGTGGTGGACGAGGCGCACGGCATCGGGGTGGTGGGCGACGCGGGCCGCGGCGCGGTCGCCGCGGCCGGCCTGGCCGGGCGCCCCGGCGTGGTGGTGACGGCCACCCTGTCCAAGGCCCTGGGCTCGCAGGGCGGCGCGGTGCTCGGCGCCCGCGAGGTGGTCGACCACGTCGTGGACGCCGCCCGTCCCTTCATCTTCGACACCGGGCTGGCCCCAGCGGCCGTCGGCGCGGCCCACGCGGCGCTCGACGTGCTGCGCGCCGAGCCGGATCTGCCCGAGCGCGCCCGCGCGCGGGCCCACGAGCTGGCCCGGGCGGCCCGGGCCGGCGGCTGGACGGCGTCCGAGCCGAACGCGGCGGTGACCTCGCTGCTCGTCGGCGAGCCGGGGCCCGCCGTCGCGGCTGCCGCCGCGTGCCTCGAGCGCGGCGTGCGCGTGGGCTGCTTCCGGCCCCCGTCGGTGCCCGACGGCCGCTCGCGCCTGCGCCTCACGGCGCGGGCGGACCTGCGCGACGACGACGTCGCCCGCGTGGGCGAGGTGCTCGCCGAGGTCCGCGCGGCCGCCTCCGCGACGGGACCGGCGTCGTGA